A region from the Corallococcus silvisoli genome encodes:
- the panD gene encoding aspartate 1-decarboxylase → MRRILFKSKIHRATVTQADLDYEGSVTIDRDLLKAADILPFEKVAVWNVTRGTRLETYALEGESGSGVICINGAAAHLNQPGDLVILATFAEVEEAELAHWKPKVVFVDGKNRAVPGITEEIPGPARRIA, encoded by the coding sequence ATGCGCCGCATTCTCTTCAAGTCCAAGATCCACCGCGCGACGGTGACCCAGGCCGACCTCGACTACGAAGGTTCGGTGACCATCGACCGAGACCTGCTGAAGGCGGCGGACATCCTGCCGTTCGAGAAGGTCGCGGTGTGGAACGTCACGCGCGGCACCCGGCTGGAGACGTACGCCCTGGAGGGCGAGTCCGGCAGCGGAGTCATCTGCATCAACGGCGCCGCGGCGCACCTGAACCAGCCGGGCGACCTGGTCATCCTGGCCACCTTCGCGGAGGTCGAGGAGGCGGAGCTCGCCCACTGGAAGCCCAAGGTGGTGTTCGTGGACGGCAAGAACCGGGCGGTTCCCGGCATCACCGAGGAAATCCCCGGGCCCGCGCGCCGTATCGCCTAG
- a CDS encoding putative metal-binding motif-containing protein: MLKKKRIALGALWALGLTACGPMEEAPEALFEAQDSQELEAGCTSLGTGITAHACVHSSNPTDHVSLTAGATRSTSAPSISTKHKAYDLALPSGAEGSVTYVPATTGSYAFYRTQNVAFTVINGGTSATVPAALGHTVSSSGCTLTHVSVHDLTAGTTYIVATGPAAGNALTVVPEFLNDSRTRYYQDADGDGYGNNSVSVYTACTPPSGYTTQRFDCDDTPGSGASINPGATEICGNGIDDNCDGVQC, from the coding sequence ATGTTGAAGAAGAAGCGCATCGCGCTGGGCGCGTTGTGGGCGCTCGGCCTGACGGCCTGCGGACCGATGGAGGAGGCTCCCGAGGCCCTGTTCGAGGCCCAGGACTCGCAGGAGTTGGAGGCGGGCTGCACGTCGCTGGGCACGGGCATCACGGCGCACGCGTGCGTCCACTCCAGCAACCCGACGGATCACGTGTCGCTCACGGCGGGCGCCACGCGCTCGACGAGCGCGCCCTCCATCAGCACGAAGCACAAGGCCTATGACCTCGCGCTGCCGTCCGGCGCGGAGGGCTCGGTGACGTACGTACCGGCCACCACCGGCTCGTACGCGTTCTACCGGACGCAGAACGTGGCCTTCACCGTCATCAACGGCGGCACCAGCGCCACGGTGCCCGCCGCGCTGGGGCACACCGTGTCGTCCTCCGGCTGCACGCTCACCCACGTGTCCGTGCATGACCTGACGGCGGGTACGACGTACATCGTCGCGACGGGCCCCGCGGCGGGCAACGCCCTCACCGTGGTGCCGGAGTTCCTCAACGACTCGCGCACGCGCTACTACCAGGACGCGGATGGCGACGGGTACGGCAATAACTCCGTGTCTGTCTATACCGCTTGCACGCCGCCCTCCGGCTACACGACGCAGCGCTTCGACTGCGATGACACGCCGGGCTCCGGCGCCAGCATCAACCCCGGCGCCACGGAGATCTGCGGCAACGGCATCGATGACAACTGCGACGGAGTGCAGTGCTGA
- the trxA gene encoding thioredoxin, with translation MATLEITKDNFKETVGKGGIVVLDWWATWCGPCRAFAPVFEKVSEVHSDIAFGKIDTDAQPELSGAFEIRSIPTLMVFRDGILLFEQPGALPQAALEDLLKQVRALNMDDVRREVEAQRAAKEAPKA, from the coding sequence ATGGCGACGCTCGAAATCACGAAGGACAACTTCAAGGAGACGGTGGGCAAGGGCGGCATCGTCGTCCTGGACTGGTGGGCCACCTGGTGCGGCCCGTGCCGGGCGTTCGCGCCCGTCTTCGAGAAGGTCTCCGAGGTGCACTCGGACATCGCGTTCGGGAAGATCGACACCGACGCGCAGCCGGAGCTGTCCGGCGCCTTCGAGATCCGCTCCATCCCCACGCTGATGGTGTTCCGCGACGGCATCCTCCTGTTCGAGCAGCCGGGAGCACTGCCCCAGGCCGCGCTGGAGGACCTGCTCAAGCAGGTGCGCGCGCTGAACATGGACGACGTGCGGCGCGAGGTCGAAGCGCAGCGCGCCGCGAAGGAAGCCCCCAAGGCCTGA
- a CDS encoding Uma2 family endonuclease, giving the protein MRHAAPRRTLEPHEEVRTLPHYLVGEALDGILYVSSPPIARKQGLTPLLGRAPEGWWWTAEPRLLLGQDVLVPDLAGWVGGRPRTADAGAFIERAPDWVCEVLTPATAKLDLGIKLPRYARAGIGHAWVVNPVHRVVEVFRQDHERWVLQRAFVDEERVRADPFGNVELMLSPFWTQG; this is encoded by the coding sequence ATGCGCCACGCCGCTCCCCGCAGGACGCTCGAACCCCACGAGGAGGTGCGGACGCTGCCGCACTATCTGGTGGGCGAGGCGCTCGATGGCATCCTCTACGTCTCCTCGCCCCCCATCGCGCGCAAGCAGGGCCTGACGCCGCTGCTCGGACGCGCGCCCGAGGGCTGGTGGTGGACCGCGGAGCCCCGGCTGCTGCTGGGCCAGGATGTGCTCGTGCCGGACCTCGCGGGCTGGGTGGGGGGACGGCCTCGGACGGCGGATGCCGGCGCCTTCATCGAACGCGCGCCGGATTGGGTCTGCGAGGTGCTGACCCCCGCCACCGCGAAGCTGGACCTCGGCATCAAGCTGCCGCGCTACGCCCGCGCCGGCATCGGCCACGCATGGGTCGTCAACCCGGTGCACCGCGTGGTGGAGGTGTTCCGCCAGGACCACGAGCGCTGGGTGTTGCAGCGCGCTTTCGTGGATGAGGAGCGCGTTCGCGCGGACCCTTTCGGCAACGTGGAGCTGATGCTGTCGCCGTTCTGGACGCAGGGCTGA
- a CDS encoding EcsC family protein: MAFYDSVTERLGFMKKLSPAELKKLGALRLSDLIQGEIGRARVRVAALEKRYPSATTKELAQRLVDEKKSLAGMVGGVSGVFGLISLPADLTFMAYLQLVLLTDVATLYKANLKTERARGELLDLFGYANGLGPLHRSGPKVLGKLAALLLHKGGMSTLGRAMPLVAAPITAYLNNQHIQMVGEQAVRFYEGFDKAHAKARSAQRKASGS; this comes from the coding sequence ATGGCCTTCTACGACAGCGTGACGGAGCGGCTGGGCTTCATGAAGAAGCTGTCCCCGGCGGAGCTGAAGAAGCTGGGGGCGCTGCGCCTGTCGGACCTCATCCAGGGGGAGATTGGTCGGGCGCGCGTGCGCGTGGCGGCGCTGGAGAAGCGCTACCCGTCCGCGACGACCAAGGAGCTGGCGCAGCGGCTGGTGGATGAGAAGAAGAGCCTGGCGGGGATGGTGGGCGGCGTGAGCGGGGTGTTCGGGCTCATCTCGCTGCCCGCGGACCTGACGTTCATGGCGTATCTGCAGCTCGTCCTGCTGACGGACGTGGCCACGCTCTACAAGGCGAACCTCAAGACGGAGCGCGCGCGGGGGGAGCTGCTGGACCTGTTCGGCTACGCGAACGGGCTGGGGCCGCTGCACCGCTCGGGGCCGAAGGTGCTGGGGAAGCTCGCCGCGCTGCTGCTGCACAAGGGCGGCATGTCCACGCTGGGCCGGGCCATGCCGCTGGTCGCGGCGCCCATCACGGCCTACCTCAACAACCAGCACATCCAGATGGTGGGTGAGCAGGCCGTGCGCTTCTACGAAGGCTTCGACAAGGCACACGCCAAGGCCCGGTCCGCCCAGCGCAAGGCGAGCGGGAGCTGA
- a CDS encoding TonB family protein, whose translation MFIPTLVLWLLGASPEVPVTPPVPVEAAPPVLPPDAPALKDAVRVLLRLTLDTGGAVSFVEVLESGGAVFDRAAMAAATRWRFEPARRGDEPLEVRVDVPVTFEPRPGEEEVASPEPPAKPEPRGFSTTVQDRSVAPPPVAVGDFHIQVGQLADVPRGSATDLMLLAPGVMLANHGGEGHADTLYLRGFDAGEGKDVELRLDGVPLNEVSHAHGHGYADTYFIIPELVRSLRVTEGPYDPSQGDFGVAGTVEYQLGLERRGITASVSSGSFASRRLSLVWGPAGMSEATFVGVLVRQGHGFGPNRAYANAGLMAQTEWRLGPQTRLRLFGASYGARYATAGVVRETDVVDARMPCARDADSQFFCLYDANQGGASQRHLASVELTSRLERGGRFVQQAFAIARQMRGRENFTGFLQDTPPVGEAQRGDDTEQSYQGTTVGLRGRYTPGLAGPVELGYVARYDAVHTRARRLRDKGGAPYATVFDNQVRTTNLGAYLSLRGAPLDWLTLRGGVRVDTFLFGVEDLNRPDSDRQGARIPEEAVEAYGFFASPRASVDIRLSPRLTWLTSAGLGARSSDAAGLSDAELAPYARVASGETGLGWRWGEGPSTLELRGAVFATRVSQDLVFSETTGRNQPMGPSQRLGAFGSARFQWEQRLDVQASLAWARATQPLPGASPWRLWEGTVLPYIPQVLGRVDAAWRGSVTVAHQPVGWSVALGHSAIGPKPLPLDRFSESIFLFDMAARARWRAVELGLSVENLLDARWRESEFNYVSNFRGPDAPASLLATRHFSAGAPRIVRGTLTVYLDLQEERP comes from the coding sequence GTGTTCATCCCGACGCTGGTGCTCTGGCTGTTGGGCGCGTCGCCCGAAGTGCCCGTGACGCCGCCCGTGCCCGTGGAGGCGGCGCCGCCGGTGCTGCCCCCGGATGCGCCCGCGTTGAAGGACGCCGTGCGGGTGCTGCTGCGCCTGACCCTGGACACGGGGGGCGCGGTGTCCTTCGTGGAGGTGCTCGAGTCAGGGGGCGCGGTGTTCGACCGGGCCGCGATGGCGGCGGCCACGCGGTGGCGCTTCGAGCCCGCGCGCCGGGGGGATGAGCCGCTGGAGGTGCGGGTGGACGTGCCGGTGACGTTCGAGCCGAGGCCCGGCGAGGAGGAGGTGGCGAGCCCCGAGCCACCCGCGAAGCCGGAGCCGCGCGGGTTCTCCACCACGGTGCAGGACCGCTCGGTGGCGCCGCCTCCGGTGGCGGTGGGGGACTTCCACATCCAGGTGGGGCAGCTCGCGGACGTGCCGCGCGGCTCGGCCACGGACCTGATGTTGCTGGCGCCGGGGGTGATGCTGGCGAACCACGGAGGTGAGGGGCACGCGGACACCCTCTACCTGCGCGGCTTCGACGCGGGCGAGGGCAAGGACGTGGAGCTGCGGCTCGACGGCGTGCCCCTCAACGAAGTCTCCCACGCCCACGGCCATGGATACGCGGACACGTACTTCATCATCCCGGAGCTGGTGCGGTCGCTGCGCGTGACGGAGGGGCCCTACGACCCGTCACAAGGCGACTTCGGCGTGGCGGGCACGGTGGAGTACCAGCTGGGGCTGGAGCGGCGGGGCATCACCGCGTCCGTCAGCTCCGGGAGCTTCGCGTCGCGCCGGCTGTCGCTGGTGTGGGGGCCTGCCGGGATGTCCGAAGCCACCTTCGTGGGCGTGCTGGTGCGGCAGGGGCACGGCTTTGGCCCCAACCGCGCCTACGCGAACGCGGGCCTGATGGCCCAGACGGAGTGGCGGCTGGGGCCGCAGACGCGGCTGCGCCTGTTCGGCGCGAGCTACGGCGCGCGCTACGCCACCGCGGGCGTGGTGCGGGAGACGGATGTCGTGGATGCGCGGATGCCGTGCGCCCGGGACGCCGACTCGCAGTTCTTCTGCCTCTACGACGCGAACCAGGGCGGCGCCAGCCAGCGGCACCTGGCCTCCGTGGAGCTGACGTCCCGGCTGGAGCGCGGAGGCCGCTTCGTCCAGCAGGCCTTCGCCATCGCCCGCCAGATGCGCGGCCGTGAGAACTTCACCGGCTTCCTCCAGGACACGCCTCCGGTGGGCGAGGCCCAGCGCGGCGACGACACGGAGCAGTCCTACCAGGGCACCACCGTGGGCCTGCGCGGGCGCTACACGCCGGGCCTCGCCGGGCCGGTGGAGCTGGGCTACGTGGCCCGCTACGACGCCGTGCACACCCGCGCGCGGCGCCTGCGTGACAAGGGCGGTGCGCCGTACGCCACCGTCTTCGACAACCAGGTGCGCACGACGAACCTGGGCGCGTACCTGTCCCTGCGCGGCGCGCCGCTGGACTGGCTCACGCTCCGGGGGGGCGTGCGCGTGGACACCTTCCTGTTCGGCGTGGAGGACCTGAACCGTCCGGACTCGGACCGGCAGGGCGCGCGCATCCCCGAGGAGGCGGTGGAGGCATATGGCTTCTTCGCCAGTCCTCGCGCCAGCGTGGACATCCGCCTGTCGCCGCGCCTCACGTGGCTCACCAGCGCGGGCCTGGGTGCGCGCTCCAGCGACGCGGCCGGCCTGTCCGACGCGGAGCTCGCGCCGTACGCGCGCGTGGCCTCGGGGGAGACGGGGCTGGGCTGGCGCTGGGGGGAAGGCCCCTCCACGCTGGAGCTCCGGGGCGCGGTGTTCGCCACGCGCGTGTCGCAGGACCTGGTCTTCAGCGAGACGACGGGGCGCAACCAGCCCATGGGGCCATCGCAGCGGCTGGGGGCCTTTGGCAGCGCGCGCTTTCAGTGGGAGCAGCGCTTGGACGTGCAGGCGAGCCTCGCGTGGGCGCGCGCCACGCAGCCCCTGCCCGGGGCATCGCCGTGGCGGCTGTGGGAGGGCACGGTGCTGCCGTACATCCCCCAGGTGCTGGGCCGGGTGGACGCGGCGTGGCGCGGCTCCGTCACCGTGGCCCACCAGCCGGTGGGGTGGAGCGTGGCGTTGGGGCACAGCGCCATTGGGCCCAAGCCGCTGCCCTTGGACCGCTTCAGCGAATCCATCTTCCTCTTCGACATGGCGGCGCGGGCGCGCTGGCGGGCCGTGGAGCTGGGCCTGTCCGTGGAGAACCTGCTGGACGCGCGCTGGCGTGAGTCCGAGTTCAACTACGTGTCCAACTTCCGGGGCCCGGACGCGCCCGCGTCCCTGCTGGCCACGCGTCACTTCTCCGCCGGTGCTCCGCGCATCGTGCGGGGCACCCTCACCGTGTACCTGGACCTCCAGGAGGAGCGGCCATGA
- a CDS encoding FKBP-type peptidyl-prolyl cis-trans isomerase, translating into MSLKVEDVKVGTGAEAVAGKRVTVHYVGTLTDGKKFDSSRDRGQGFAFPLGAGHVIQGWDQGVAGMKVGGVRKLTIPPELGYGARGAAGVIPPNATLLFEVELLDVR; encoded by the coding sequence ATGAGTCTGAAGGTGGAAGACGTGAAGGTCGGGACCGGGGCCGAGGCGGTCGCGGGCAAGCGGGTGACGGTGCACTACGTGGGCACGCTCACCGACGGAAAGAAGTTCGACAGCAGCCGGGACCGGGGCCAGGGCTTCGCCTTCCCCCTGGGCGCGGGCCACGTCATCCAGGGCTGGGACCAGGGCGTCGCTGGCATGAAGGTGGGCGGCGTCCGCAAGCTCACCATTCCGCCGGAGCTGGGCTATGGCGCGCGCGGCGCGGCCGGTGTGATTCCCCCCAACGCCACCCTGCTGTTCGAGGTGGAGCTGTTGGACGTTCGTTAG
- a CDS encoding LEA type 2 family protein: MPTMKKRAFLVLFALSLTTLSGCAALQSLLNGAFKKPTLHFKTARLADASLSDATVDLVYELDNPNSLGLKLASVDYAFFVEGKQLVAGKPRSGLNLKSNGKSELVFPANVKFADIAPVVTTFLDKDAASFKAQGSIGVQTPIGVIRFPLEKEGTFPIPKIPQVQFQAPRITNVTLSGATVEFPLAITNRNSFPLPVAGITGALKVAGANVGNLSTGNLGTLDGSGTKQVTLPLTIHFASAASAAMALRSGGNAQVSLTGNLTSDAQSVPLNLSQLVNFTK, encoded by the coding sequence ATGCCCACCATGAAGAAACGCGCGTTCCTGGTCCTGTTCGCCCTGTCGCTCACCACGCTCAGCGGCTGCGCCGCGCTGCAGAGCCTGCTCAACGGAGCCTTCAAGAAGCCCACGCTGCACTTCAAGACGGCCCGGCTGGCGGATGCGTCCCTGTCCGACGCCACGGTCGACCTGGTGTATGAGTTGGACAATCCCAACAGCCTGGGGCTGAAGCTGGCGTCGGTGGACTACGCCTTCTTCGTGGAGGGCAAGCAGCTGGTCGCCGGCAAGCCCCGGAGCGGGCTGAACCTCAAGTCCAACGGCAAGAGCGAGCTGGTCTTCCCCGCCAACGTGAAGTTCGCGGACATCGCGCCGGTGGTGACGACGTTCCTGGACAAGGACGCTGCCAGCTTCAAGGCCCAGGGCAGCATCGGGGTGCAGACGCCCATCGGCGTCATCCGGTTCCCCCTGGAGAAGGAAGGCACGTTCCCCATCCCCAAGATTCCCCAGGTGCAGTTCCAGGCGCCGCGCATCACGAACGTCACGCTGAGCGGGGCCACGGTGGAGTTCCCCCTGGCCATCACCAACCGCAACAGCTTCCCCCTGCCGGTGGCGGGCATCACCGGGGCGCTGAAGGTGGCGGGCGCGAACGTGGGCAACCTGTCCACGGGCAACCTGGGCACGCTGGACGGCAGTGGGACGAAGCAGGTGACGCTGCCGTTGACCATCCACTTCGCGAGCGCCGCGTCCGCGGCCATGGCCCTGCGTTCGGGGGGCAACGCGCAGGTGAGCCTGACGGGCAACCTGACGTCGGACGCGCAATCCGTCCCCTTGAACCTCAGCCAGCTCGTGAATTTCACGAAGTAG
- a CDS encoding exonuclease/endonuclease/phosphatase family protein yields MRGSSFVSRVLVLTVLVLPALAQAGSYLRVVSWNLRHEGWAAEQTYLDDARQIWNQFGSNSTSNNGCDLVFLQEVMSTAAAQAIAQNLTQVSGVAWTAVVTPLLGRSSYKESYAVLYRTDTVSLLSSTVWNDTADLFEREPQVVKVRHLNTGADYTFLNWHTVWGTAADRQLEAQAIDDVFTAVQSDSSTDQDVILVGDHNMPCTHASWSQLKAVSPAVTCKLDVPTTLNTSGGFANAYDHFWMQDAYVTEFSSTGRDYIADTKDYVTRLSDHAPVWLSLYSTSDTD; encoded by the coding sequence ATGAGAGGGTCGTCCTTCGTGTCGCGTGTGCTGGTGTTGACGGTGCTGGTGCTCCCCGCGTTGGCGCAGGCGGGTTCCTATCTGCGGGTGGTGAGCTGGAACCTGCGTCACGAGGGATGGGCGGCGGAGCAGACGTACCTGGATGACGCGCGGCAGATCTGGAACCAGTTCGGTTCGAACAGCACGTCGAACAACGGCTGTGACCTGGTGTTCCTCCAGGAGGTGATGAGCACGGCGGCGGCGCAGGCCATCGCGCAGAACCTGACGCAGGTGTCGGGGGTGGCGTGGACGGCGGTGGTGACGCCGCTCCTCGGGCGTTCGTCCTACAAGGAGTCGTACGCGGTGCTGTACCGGACGGACACGGTGTCGCTGCTGTCCTCCACGGTGTGGAACGACACGGCGGACCTGTTCGAGCGCGAGCCGCAGGTGGTGAAGGTGCGCCACCTGAACACGGGCGCGGACTACACGTTCCTCAACTGGCACACGGTGTGGGGCACGGCGGCGGACCGTCAGCTGGAGGCGCAGGCCATCGACGACGTGTTCACGGCCGTGCAGTCCGACAGCAGCACCGACCAGGACGTCATCCTGGTGGGCGACCACAACATGCCCTGCACGCATGCGTCCTGGAGCCAGTTGAAGGCCGTGTCACCCGCGGTGACGTGCAAGCTGGACGTGCCCACCACGCTGAACACGTCCGGGGGCTTCGCCAACGCGTATGACCATTTCTGGATGCAGGACGCCTACGTGACGGAGTTCTCCAGCACGGGCCGCGACTACATCGCGGATACGAAGGACTACGTCACCCGGCTGTCGGACCACGCGCCGGTGTGGCTGTCCCTGTACTCCACCAGCGACACGGACTGA
- a CDS encoding MarR family transcriptional regulator has translation MTELSVDVRVQVARWRNLLVDAARCGALASPLAALTHPHWEPLELQALWWLRSESLLPVGVLAMRLGGLAMPRLSRLVDRLEQGGLVRRERSVRHDRRRVRVRLTDTGRALAEETDAQVRERMAKLLSPLQGETRSALMDILELWVQALTVQARAAEEAGEEASEPSPPSDELLTASAA, from the coding sequence ATGACGGAGCTTTCAGTGGATGTGCGCGTGCAGGTGGCACGGTGGCGGAACCTCCTTGTCGACGCGGCCCGTTGCGGCGCGCTGGCAAGCCCCCTGGCGGCCCTGACCCATCCCCACTGGGAGCCCCTGGAACTCCAGGCCCTCTGGTGGCTGCGCTCGGAGAGCCTGCTACCCGTGGGCGTGCTCGCCATGCGCCTGGGAGGGCTCGCCATGCCCCGCCTGAGCCGGCTGGTGGATCGCCTGGAACAGGGCGGCCTCGTGCGCCGGGAGCGCTCGGTGCGGCACGACCGCCGGCGCGTGCGCGTGCGCCTCACTGACACGGGCCGTGCGCTCGCGGAAGAGACCGACGCCCAGGTGCGGGAGCGCATGGCGAAGCTGCTGTCGCCGCTCCAGGGCGAGACGCGCAGCGCGCTGATGGACATCCTGGAGCTGTGGGTGCAGGCCCTGACCGTCCAGGCCCGCGCCGCCGAGGAAGCCGGCGAAGAGGCCTCCGAGCCCAGCCCGCCCAGCGACGAACTTCTAACGGCTTCGGCCGCCTGA
- a CDS encoding carboxypeptidase regulatory-like domain-containing protein: MRLKRILAGVLAVVLLGVAWWAVSSTASAPRLSPSPPPLSSRDGDAVVPEAVPPVEVADAGLRLTATLMGAHPFIGEARVGAAFVSDEDRGWWEEEGRRRFARTGPSRLEELANVREWVKAPVIASEQGGRVGPVEVPSAPRYLLAAFEPDGTIWWADHMPATQPVTGTVDLGVLREQRPTGVRVRLEGARDVQGTFSVRLQRVVEPAEVEQASALLSVLAMAAPELMHAVQNDDFIPLVTDGETRLAPLPPDRSLRLWLRAPSGKRGLPVEVPLREGSVEPVSLDVAKVFPEGVGGSVTLRGRVLLGSGARPLGPAVLIRDDGEQVRVDADGRFTMQGVPTWKQTAFSVRREQEEEARRPVAPPFWDFGFSPAVAMQGTVDVEWRVPAYQWLVLRMDGFTRAQLKERSLPLYPVYLLERRDERGGWSEVTTQEFIPEGDSVAVSLTEPGTYRIQVASSPYASRPSSVARMGEGDGDVEVSLSPEGTSGASCEVHVTRQGLPVSGARVTASGRARSMPPVHGETDTAGRWRLGPVRSELLLLWVQGAEGESWEGDGAEACRRSGVVEVAL, encoded by the coding sequence ATGCGCCTGAAGCGGATCCTGGCCGGGGTGCTGGCCGTCGTGCTCCTGGGCGTGGCGTGGTGGGCGGTGTCCAGCACGGCGTCCGCACCTCGCCTGTCGCCATCACCGCCGCCCCTGTCCTCGCGTGACGGGGACGCGGTCGTGCCCGAGGCCGTTCCTCCGGTGGAGGTCGCGGACGCGGGCCTGCGGCTGACGGCGACGCTCATGGGGGCGCATCCGTTCATCGGGGAAGCGCGAGTGGGCGCGGCGTTCGTGTCGGACGAGGATCGCGGGTGGTGGGAGGAGGAGGGACGCCGGCGCTTCGCGCGCACGGGGCCCTCGCGGCTGGAGGAGCTGGCCAACGTGCGGGAGTGGGTGAAGGCCCCTGTCATCGCATCCGAGCAGGGAGGCAGGGTCGGGCCGGTGGAGGTCCCGTCCGCGCCGCGCTACCTGCTGGCCGCCTTCGAGCCAGACGGGACGATCTGGTGGGCGGACCACATGCCCGCCACGCAGCCGGTGACGGGGACGGTGGACCTGGGGGTGCTGCGTGAGCAGCGCCCCACGGGCGTGCGCGTGCGGCTGGAAGGCGCGCGGGACGTTCAGGGGACCTTCTCCGTCCGGCTCCAACGCGTCGTGGAGCCTGCGGAGGTGGAGCAGGCCAGCGCCCTGTTGTCCGTGCTGGCGATGGCGGCGCCGGAGCTGATGCACGCCGTCCAGAATGATGACTTCATCCCGCTGGTGACGGATGGGGAGACGCGACTGGCGCCGCTGCCGCCGGACCGGTCGCTGCGTTTGTGGTTGCGCGCGCCGTCGGGAAAGCGGGGCCTGCCGGTGGAGGTGCCCCTGCGCGAGGGCTCCGTGGAGCCGGTGTCGCTCGACGTGGCGAAGGTGTTCCCCGAAGGGGTGGGAGGCTCGGTCACGCTGCGGGGCCGGGTGCTGTTGGGCAGCGGCGCGCGTCCCCTGGGGCCCGCGGTGTTGATTCGAGACGACGGCGAGCAGGTCCGGGTGGATGCGGACGGGCGCTTCACGATGCAGGGCGTGCCGACCTGGAAGCAGACCGCCTTCTCGGTGCGGCGGGAGCAGGAAGAGGAGGCGAGGCGGCCTGTGGCGCCTCCCTTCTGGGACTTTGGTTTCTCGCCAGCGGTGGCGATGCAGGGAACGGTGGACGTGGAATGGCGTGTGCCGGCGTACCAGTGGCTGGTCCTGCGGATGGATGGCTTCACGCGGGCACAACTGAAGGAGCGCTCCCTGCCGCTCTATCCGGTGTACCTGCTGGAGCGTCGTGACGAGCGGGGCGGGTGGAGCGAAGTGACCACGCAGGAGTTCATCCCCGAGGGTGACAGCGTCGCGGTGTCCCTGACGGAGCCCGGCACGTACCGGATCCAGGTGGCGTCGTCGCCATATGCGTCGCGTCCGAGCTCCGTGGCACGGATGGGAGAAGGGGATGGAGACGTGGAGGTGAGCCTTTCGCCAGAAGGCACTTCCGGGGCCTCCTGCGAAGTCCACGTCACCCGCCAGGGCCTTCCGGTGTCCGGAGCGCGGGTGACCGCGAGCGGGAGGGCCCGCTCGATGCCACCCGTCCACGGGGAGACGGACACCGCGGGACGATGGCGGCTGGGGCCCGTGCGGTCCGAGCTCCTCCTGCTGTGGGTGCAGGGCGCGGAAGGCGAGTCCTGGGAGGGCGATGGCGCGGAGGCGTGCCGCCGGTCGGGCGTCGTCGAGGTGGCGCTGTAG